In one window of Xiphophorus hellerii strain 12219 chromosome 23, Xiphophorus_hellerii-4.1, whole genome shotgun sequence DNA:
- the LOC116714553 gene encoding uncharacterized protein LOC116714553 — translation MTSYRMTDCHKTQPPGLPCFLGDTLQAQCMLIFIYHIPEKTATFCLFIVMVVFSVFVLGSMSRRERTRISEEAKVFLQKDYKEGMTRVGSPLVGAASQATGLPPFVIDNWIGNYRRKKPSSSQPKNKKLYTKDLSGYNLFCRDQLKNKDPGRKIRTPTVEDILNAMCANDERSVTEPMGLTEVLSREPTTDDTTDVCNIC, via the exons aTGACCAGCTACAGGATGACTGACTGTCATAAAACTCAACCACCGGGCTTACCATGTTTTCTGGGGGATACCCTGCAAGCACAATGCatgctaatatttatttatcacataCCAGAAAAAACAGCTACCTTCTGTTTATTCATAGTCATGgttgtattttctgtctttgttttaggTTCAATGTCAAGAAGAG AGAGAACACGTATCTCGGAGGAAGCGAAGGTCTTCCTCCAGAAAGACTATAAAGAAGGGATGACCAGGGTGGGATCTCCACTGGTTGGAGCAGCATCCCAGGCCACTGGCTTGCCACCGTTTGTCATTGAT aacTGGATTGGAAACTATAGAAGAAAAAAGCCATCTTCTTCTCAACCTAAAAACAAGAAGTTATACACCAAGGACCTGTCTGGTTACAACCTGTTCTGCAGGGATCAGTTAAAGAACAAAG ACCCCGGGAGGAAAATTAGGACACCAACggtggaagacattttgaatgcaATGTGTGCAAATG ATGAGCGGAGCGTAACAGAGCCTATGGGTTTGACGGAAGTGCTGTCAAGAGAACCGACTACAGATG ataCTACGGATGTTTGCAACATCTGTTGA
- the LOC116714551 gene encoding uncharacterized protein LOC116714551: MPKYKSSVRCKTKKIKVTRKTIGARAKFSYIPSHAGSSDTNTVFPSSHDICTENSKEEGTAYTRAKRKELSLWDTLKDQVLEESYKSSAPFSDMCSVCKKPGVYRCLECSRSSVFCKDCVYTVHINSLHLPEKWNKTCYEAAFQQLVLHLSGDHSTHVVYSRDVKTFVNTGHLINCTVSFCKCEPEVCTLLKYGLWPASPEKPQAAFSMALLELFVHLSLECQVSVEGFINTLRWKNNLTVMEVNMLYRALVGESISQFRHYHFRRRDCSKMEEELCDEADRNQPAQIRIT, translated from the exons ATGCCTAAATATAAGAGCAGTGTCCGTTGtaagaccaaaaaaataaaagtaactcGGAAAACCATCGGTGCTCGGGCGAAATTTTCCTACATTCCCTCACATGCAGGCTCATCTGACACCAACACTGTTTTTCCCTCATCACATGATATTTGTACTGAAAACTCAAAGGAAGAAGGGACCGCGTATACCAGGGCAAAAAGGAAGGAGCTGAGCCTATGGGATACACTAAAAGATCAGGTCTTGGAAGAGTCCTATAAGTCCTCCGCTCCTTTCTCTGACATGTGCTCTGTGTGCAAGAAACCTGGAGTATACCGCTGTCTGGAATGCAGCAGAAGCAGTGTTTTTTGCAAGGATTGTGTCTACACAGTACACATAAATTCTTTGCACCTCCCTGAAAAGTGGAAT AAAACCTGCTATGAGGCTGCTTTCCAGCAGTTGGTGTTGCATTTAAGTGGGGATCACAGCACCCATGTTGTTTACTCCAGAGATGTAAAGACTTTTGTCAACACAG GTCATCTCATTAATTGCAcagtttctttttgtaaatgcGAACCTGAGGTCTGCACTCTTCTGAAGTATGGCCTTTGGCCTGCTTCACCGGAGAAGCCACAGGCTGCTTTTTCAATGGCTCTTCTTGAGCTATTTGTCCATCTTTCTTTGGAGTGCCAGGTCTCTGTAGAGGGATTCATCAACACCTTACGGTGGAAAAACAATCTTACTGTTATGGAG GTTAATATGCTGTACAGAGCCCTAGTAGGAGAGTCTATTTCCCAGTTTCGCCATTATCACTTCCGACGAAG AGATTGTTCCAAGATGGAAGAGGAACTATGTGATGAAGCTGACCGAAATCAACCAGCTCAG atcCGGATCACATAA